One window of Atribacter laminatus genomic DNA carries:
- a CDS encoding type II toxin-antitoxin system RelE family toxin translates to MNYQILWHKDAVQDLKKIDRKIALSIISKVEKYLARDPIKLSMPLKGNFKGFFRYRIGKFRVIYTIQENHLLILVLKVGKRDEVYDE, encoded by the coding sequence ATGAATTACCAGATTCTGTGGCATAAAGATGCGGTTCAGGATTTAAAAAAAATTGACCGAAAAATTGCATTATCAATCATAAGTAAAGTTGAAAAATATTTAGCTCGAGATCCAATAAAACTTAGTATGCCACTCAAGGGCAATTTCAAGGGATTCTTTCGATACCGTATAGGAAAGTTTCGTGTTATTTATACAATTCAGGAAAATCATCTTCTTATATTGGTATTAAAGGTTGGGAAAAGGGATGAGGTATATGATGAATGA
- the relB gene encoding type II toxin-antitoxin system RelB family antitoxin — protein sequence MISIRLPKDLEKKLDILAQSTKRSKSFYVKEALTRYLEDIEDYYVVLERFSQPGSDYYTTEEVKKEIES from the coding sequence ATGATATCTATTCGTTTACCTAAAGATCTTGAAAAAAAGTTAGATATATTAGCTCAATCAACAAAACGATCCAAGAGCTTTTATGTTAAGGAAGCTTTGACTCGTTATCTCGAAGATATTGAGGATTATTATGTTGTGCTTGAAAGGTTTTCCCAACCAGGAAGTGACTACTATACAACCGAAGAAGTTAAAAAAGAAATTGAATCATGA
- a CDS encoding IS4 family transposase, producing MKTPLLSGRIDLRKKTNHHKERGVFMTILPENLKNERTLLPMFSSFMKEFKVNQLFRKCHMNKKKGFPVKDVFQMIFLLVFTQKNVAGLLQSRHPLFQGKKDTLYRFLHKTSGSWRKLLFLLSTKVVSEALLPFTSLKRYTWVVDDSPYERPRSLKVEGLSRFYDHAQGRFSRGFRMLTLGLTDGATFIPFAFSLLSSHQKENQLCPMDASIDGRSKRAHLRKESQEKAPDVFFNLLDGALKHCPLVSTILFDSWFSFPALIRKCALRGLSVVCMLKNTPKIYYSFGGKVLSLSSLFTRIQKRPHGNIIGSGVVNLNLTGKPLLARIVFVRSEKQKSQWLALLSTDLSLSEDEIVTLYGKRWDIEVFFKMVKSVLKLTREFQVRSYDALVSHTSIVFIRYIMLAVIARRNTDPRTFGELFYACYDEIQDITLMEALTLLLELLKTTIKQILVLSEEKVKELLIYFVNSLPAWLREKVLLLNCES from the coding sequence ATGAAAACACCCCTCCTTTCTGGTAGAATTGACTTAAGGAAAAAAACCAATCACCACAAAGAGAGAGGTGTCTTCATGACTATCCTACCAGAAAATTTGAAAAATGAAAGGACCTTGTTACCCATGTTTTCCTCCTTTATGAAGGAGTTTAAAGTGAACCAACTGTTTCGAAAATGCCATATGAACAAAAAGAAAGGGTTCCCAGTCAAAGACGTCTTTCAGATGATCTTTCTCCTAGTCTTTACTCAGAAAAACGTTGCTGGTCTTCTCCAATCTCGACATCCCCTTTTCCAAGGAAAGAAAGACACTCTTTACCGTTTCCTCCACAAGACCAGTGGGAGCTGGCGAAAATTGCTCTTTCTTTTGAGTACCAAAGTAGTCTCTGAAGCGCTCCTTCCTTTTACCAGTTTGAAACGCTACACCTGGGTGGTGGATGATTCCCCCTATGAACGGCCTCGGAGCTTGAAAGTTGAAGGGCTCTCTCGATTCTATGATCACGCCCAAGGACGGTTCAGTCGGGGTTTCAGAATGCTCACTTTAGGACTCACCGATGGTGCTACATTCATTCCCTTTGCTTTTTCATTGTTAAGTTCTCACCAAAAAGAAAACCAGCTCTGTCCCATGGATGCCTCCATTGATGGGCGGAGCAAAAGAGCTCACCTTCGGAAAGAATCCCAAGAAAAAGCTCCAGATGTCTTCTTCAACCTCCTGGATGGAGCCTTGAAACACTGTCCTTTGGTCTCAACTATTCTCTTTGATAGTTGGTTCAGTTTTCCAGCCCTCATCCGCAAATGTGCTCTTCGCGGATTATCAGTGGTGTGCATGCTCAAAAACACCCCAAAAATTTACTATTCTTTTGGTGGAAAAGTTCTTTCTCTTTCCTCTCTTTTCACCAGAATTCAGAAAAGACCACACGGCAATATCATTGGATCGGGTGTCGTGAATCTCAATCTCACTGGGAAACCACTTTTAGCTCGGATTGTCTTTGTCCGAAGTGAAAAACAAAAATCTCAATGGTTGGCACTGCTTTCAACTGATCTGTCTCTTTCTGAAGACGAGATCGTCACCCTCTATGGGAAACGCTGGGATATCGAGGTTTTCTTCAAGATGGTGAAATCGGTCTTGAAACTCACTCGGGAATTTCAGGTTCGATCCTATGATGCTCTGGTATCCCATACCAGTATCGTCTTTATCCGCTATATCATGCTCGCGGTTATTGCCCGGAGAAACACCGATCCCCGAACCTTTGGCGAGCTTTTCTATGCCTGCTATGATGAAATTCAGGATATCACTCTTATGGAAGCACTCACTCTTCTTCTTGAGCTCCTGAAGACGACCATCAAACAGATTCTTGTCCTTTCAGAAGAAAAAGTCAAAGAGCTACTCATCTATTTTGTAAATAGTCTTCCAGCATGGTTGAGAGAAAAAGTGCTATTATTGAACTGCGAAAGTTGA
- a CDS encoding type II toxin-antitoxin system HicA family toxin, which yields MGFLPRISGKEAVKIFQKFGYILDHQTGSHMILYHEERPTLSIPNHKELAPGLLRGLIRKSGISVDKFLNARTS from the coding sequence ATGGGATTTCTCCCTCGTATTTCGGGTAAGGAAGCAGTAAAAATCTTCCAAAAATTTGGTTACATTCTGGATCATCAAACTGGAAGTCATATGATTTTATATCACGAAGAAAGACCAACCCTATCAATTCCAAACCATAAAGAGTTAGCACCGGGTTTGCTTCGGGGATTAATTAGAAAGAGTGGTATATCTGTTGATAAATTCTTAAATGCCAGAACATCGTAG
- a CDS encoding type II toxin-antitoxin system HicB family antitoxin, giving the protein MKFKVVITYDPEYEGYVVDVPELIGCMSQGKTFDEALSNIKDAIRGWLEVEKRHGRLNYFEENEVFLGEVTI; this is encoded by the coding sequence ATGAAATTTAAGGTTGTAATCACCTACGATCCAGAATATGAAGGATATGTAGTGGATGTTCCTGAACTCATCGGATGCATGAGTCAGGGAAAAACTTTTGATGAAGCCCTGAGCAATATAAAGGATGCCATTAGGGGATGGCTGGAAGTGGAAAAAAGGCATGGGAGATTGAATTATTTCGAGGAAAACGAGGTGTTCTTAGGAGAGGTTACTATCTAA
- a CDS encoding DUF5615 family PIN-like protein has product MKFCVDECCNIELVRHLRLEGHDVLYIAQYKPGTIDNEILLKAFNEKRILITEDKDFGELVHRLKKPAYGIVFLRFEVHERHLKWPRLKQLIDRYEAKLEGHFVVVDNQKFRFRPLKT; this is encoded by the coding sequence GTGAAATTTTGTGTTGATGAGTGCTGCAACATAGAATTGGTGCGACATTTACGGTTAGAAGGACATGATGTCCTTTATATTGCGCAATATAAGCCTGGCACCATTGATAATGAGATACTTCTCAAGGCTTTTAACGAAAAAAGGATCTTAATCACTGAAGATAAAGATTTTGGAGAGTTAGTACACCGGTTAAAGAAACCTGCCTATGGTATTGTTTTTTTACGCTTCGAAGTTCATGAGCGTCATTTGAAGTGGCCACGTTTGAAACAATTAATAGATCGATATGAAGCTAAATTGGAAGGTCATTTTGTAGTAGTAGACAATCAAAAATTTCGTTTTCGACCTTTAAAAACTTAA
- a CDS encoding type II toxin-antitoxin system PemK/MazF family toxin, with the protein MKAELLKRGSIWLVDWSPGRGSEQEGIRPALVVQTDLANQNPKYPNVIIVTISTKGRPLPFHISVTPTALNGLNQISYIKCEQILTISKDRLFRYCGFLEADILKKVDVALKGVLNI; encoded by the coding sequence ATGAAAGCTGAGTTATTAAAAAGAGGGAGCATTTGGTTAGTAGATTGGTCACCAGGAAGAGGGTCAGAACAAGAAGGTATTCGCCCTGCCCTTGTTGTACAAACAGATTTAGCCAATCAAAATCCAAAATATCCCAATGTGATTATTGTCACAATTAGTACCAAAGGGAGACCTTTGCCTTTTCACATCTCCGTAACTCCAACAGCTTTAAATGGTCTCAACCAGATATCATATATAAAATGTGAACAGATATTAACAATTTCAAAAGATCGTTTATTTAGATATTGTGGTTTTTTAGAAGCAGATATTTTAAAAAAGGTCGATGTTGCATTAAAAGGGGTATTGAACATTTAG
- a CDS encoding DUF433 domain-containing protein, whose amino-acid sequence MKRHERIEINPEIMFGKPVIKGTRITVELILRKLAGGMSPEEILQDHPHLKLENIFDAQEFAADYLSQEDIIFASGNHL is encoded by the coding sequence GTGAAAAGACATGAAAGGATTGAGATTAATCCGGAAATAATGTTTGGAAAGCCAGTTATCAAAGGAACCCGAATCACCGTAGAACTTATCTTGAGGAAATTAGCCGGAGGTATGTCACCTGAAGAAATCCTTCAAGATCATCCTCATTTAAAACTTGAGAATATATTCGATGCACAAGAGTTTGCTGCTGACTATCTCAGCCAGGAAGATATTATCTTTGCCTCAGGTAACCATCTGTGA
- a CDS encoding DUF5050 domain-containing protein yields the protein MFKTLLFLISVILTSISFCLPAYCFEGALLPPAQEELTSYQDEILQFTLQHPPDWKPVSQDHQNRHFLVFFSPIEENDDQLQDNLSCSVENLDQPVTPNAYLKKSLDAFQNQITQLAIGNTFEVSIANQKAISVPFTGIYQNQQLAWVLTVLIKENQAYSFLLTSEPQKIETYWTQANQIISSIRFQEKTTIPIFLAPSTPPKPPEKSLQMPTFSELQEKILVEKPPIKPPSGKILYASEERGGNFTICTMNADGSNRTRLSGNHHTLAWQPSWSPNGQKIVFASYVDFHFEIYLMNADGSGEIMITGDTEEKSYPAWSPDGTRIIFSSKPSGSSSSGFDLFGSTQAPLDSEIYIMNADGSNRTNISNDPSNDVEPSWSPDGSKIAFATDRDGNYEIYVMNADGTNPIRITENFSDDHRPMWSPDGTKIAFSSNRDGNYEIYVMNADGKQAVNLTKNGFTDSEPAWSSDGNYILFVSNRDRNDEIYRMKADGTEVVRLTNNSFDDWCPCWQPQVE from the coding sequence TTGTTCAAAACATTACTTTTTTTAATCAGTGTAATTCTGACATCCATCTCTTTTTGCCTTCCAGCTTATTGCTTTGAAGGAGCCCTGCTTCCACCGGCTCAGGAAGAACTCACTTCTTATCAAGACGAAATTCTCCAATTCACTCTGCAACATCCTCCCGATTGGAAGCCGGTGAGCCAGGATCATCAAAACCGTCATTTTTTAGTCTTTTTTTCTCCAATCGAGGAAAACGATGATCAACTCCAGGATAATTTAAGCTGTTCGGTTGAAAATTTAGATCAACCAGTCACTCCCAATGCCTATCTCAAAAAATCCCTGGATGCCTTCCAAAACCAAATCACCCAGCTGGCAATTGGAAATACTTTCGAGGTATCAATTGCTAACCAAAAAGCCATATCTGTTCCTTTCACTGGGATTTATCAAAACCAGCAACTTGCCTGGGTTTTAACTGTTCTGATAAAAGAGAATCAGGCTTACAGTTTTCTTTTAACTTCTGAACCACAAAAAATTGAAACCTATTGGACTCAAGCTAACCAAATCATTTCTTCCATTCGTTTTCAAGAGAAAACCACCATTCCTATTTTTCTTGCCCCTTCTACCCCACCAAAACCACCGGAAAAATCTCTCCAAATGCCGACTTTTTCAGAACTCCAGGAAAAAATACTGGTCGAGAAACCACCGATCAAACCACCGTCAGGGAAAATCCTCTACGCAAGTGAAGAACGAGGGGGAAACTTTACCATCTGTACTATGAATGCTGATGGGAGCAATCGCACTCGTCTGAGCGGTAATCATCATACCCTGGCTTGGCAGCCATCCTGGTCGCCGAATGGACAAAAGATTGTCTTCGCTTCCTATGTTGATTTTCATTTCGAAATATACCTGATGAATGCCGATGGGAGCGGAGAAATCATGATTACCGGAGACACCGAGGAAAAAAGCTATCCGGCTTGGTCACCGGATGGGACCCGAATCATTTTTTCATCCAAACCCAGTGGCTCATCCAGCTCCGGCTTCGATCTTTTTGGTTCAACCCAGGCTCCTCTGGATAGCGAAATCTACATCATGAATGCTGATGGGAGCAATCGGACCAATATCAGTAATGATCCGAGCAACGATGTTGAACCCTCCTGGTCGCCGGATGGGAGTAAAATCGCTTTTGCCACCGACCGAGATGGGAATTATGAAATTTACGTAATGAATGCTGATGGAACCAATCCAATTCGGATAACGGAAAACTTTTCTGATGACCACCGCCCCATGTGGTCACCGGATGGGACCAAAATTGCTTTCTCTTCCAACCGAGATGGAAACTATGAGATTTACGTGATGAATGCCGATGGAAAACAAGCTGTCAATCTAACCAAAAATGGATTTACCGATTCTGAACCGGCTTGGTCGTCGGATGGGAACTACATCCTTTTTGTCTCCAACCGGGACCGCAACGATGAAATTTACCGGATGAAAGCCGATGGAACCGAGGTCGTACGATTAACAAATAATTCCTTTGACGACTGGTGCCCTTGCTGGCAACCTCAGGTGGAATAA